The nucleotide window TGGCCGGAGGTGTGAACCTTAGCGTCACGGCCGGTGATCACGGTTGCGCCGATCTGGGCCAGCATGTTGATGACGCCAAAAACGGCTTCCTCATTACCGGGCACCAGCGAAGAGGAAAGTATGATCAGGTCGCCATCACGTACGGTGATCTGGCGGTGTTCGCGACGCGCCATGCGTGACAGGGCTGCCATGGGCTCACCCTGGGTACCTGTCGTGATCAGAACAACGCGATGGGGTGCCATTTTGGCGGCTTCGTCCATGGTGATGATGGTTCCGCGAGGTGCCTTGAGGTAACCCATCTTTTCCGCGATTTCCATATTGCGGATCATCGAACGACCGTTGAAAGCCACCTTGCGACCTGCGGCGACCGCTGCGTCAACAGCGGATTGGACACGGTATACGTTGGAGGCGAAGGAAGCAAGGATCACACGCTGCTTTGCCTCGCCGATGAGTCGCTTCAGAGTGGGAGCAATATCAGCCTCTGAACCGGAAACGCCAGGAGTTGTTGCGTTGGTGGAGTCACACAAGAACAGGTCAACGCCTTCGTCACCAAATCGAGACAGCGCCGGAAGGTCAGTCGGTCGACCATCAGTCGGCGTCTGATCCAGCTTGATGTCGCCGGTGTGGACGACGAGCCCAGCGCCGGTCTTGATAGCGATACCCAAGCAATCCGGGATGGAGTGATTAACCGCGAAGAATCGCAAGTTGAACGGGCCCCGGTTGACGTCCGACTGCTCGTTGACCTCGATGAGCTTGGGGCGCTGGCGGTGCTCCTGGCATTTAGCCTGGATGAGCGCGCAGGTGAAGCGCGATGCCAAGATCGGTAGATCCGGGCGCAGCTTAAGCAGCCAAGGAATAGCACCGATGTGATCCTCGTGGCCATGGGTAACCACAAGGGCTTCGATCTTGTCGAGCTTGTCTTCGATGTAAGAGAAATCGGGAAGGATGAGATCCACACCCGGTTCTCCGGAAGACGGGAACAAGACACCACAGTCGACAATCAGCAACCTGCCGCGGTACTCGAAAACGGTCATGTTTCGACCAATTTCGGAAATACCACCGAGGGCGACGATACGAAGACCGTCCTTAGGGGCCTTCGGAGGTTGGGGAAGTCGCTGCGTGAGGTCTGCACCCTGCATGGACTTGACAACATTGCGACGGGGACTGCGATTGCGGTTGCCATTACTGTTGCCACCAGAGTTGGAGGAACCCTTATTGTTGCCGCCGCGAGATTCGCGGTTGCTGGATCCGTTGGAATTGCCACCTCGGCCGCGGGAGCGACGGTTACGGCTGTTCGAAGAGCGTTCGCCGTTGCGGCTCGAGCCACCACGCTGAGCGCCTTTTCGTTCACCGTCGTTCGCACCGGAAGACTGCTTGGCGCCTTCCGAGGAAGAAGCAGAGGAACCGCTGTCCGATCCTTCAGCCGGTGCCGAGGGTGCTTGGAACTCAGGGGTCTCAGGAGGCCCGGCCTTGCGAGTTACTTTGCGGGATCGGGTACGGGGTTCAGTCATGTTATAGGACTCCAGCCTGTGTTAAATCTTCAGTCAGTGGGCCCAAATCGGCTTCACCCGCATGAATCTGCGGGAGCCTGGGCTCTCCGACCTGCATACCCATCAAGTTCAGGGCAGCTTTCGCGAAGCTGACTCCGCCCAAGCGTGCCTGAGCGTTGGTCAGCGGGGTCAAAGTGGCGTTGATCTCCCGCGCACGGGCGAGGTCGCCTTCCTCGAAGCTTTCCAACAGTTGACGCAGCTGCGCTGCTGCAACATGTCCGATCACAGAAATAAAACCAGTGGCACCAATCGACAACCATGGGAGGTTGAGTGAGTCATCGCCGGAATACCAATCCAGTCCAGTGGTGGCAATCAGCGAGGCGGCTGCACCAAGATCGCCTTTCGCGTCCTTGAGCGCCTGAATATTCTTGTGTTCGGCTAGACGCTTAATGGTATCAGAATTAATCCCCACTGCAGAACGCGATGGGATATCATACAGGCAGATCGGCGTGTCGGTCGCATCAGCGACCGTGGTGAAGTGCCGATAGATGCCTTCCTGACTGGGGCGCGAGTAGTAAGGAGTAACGACAAGTAGACCGTCGGCGCCAGCTTCGGTTGCCTGCTTGGCTAGCTCAACGGATTCAGCAGTGTTGTAGGTCCCGACACCTGCCGTCAGCTTGATGTTGGGACCGACAGCTTCGCGCACCGCCTGAATGAGTGCGCGTTTTTCCGCAGGGGTCGTTGTGGGAGATTCTCCGGTAGTTCCGGACAAGACAAGAGCATCGCAGCCTTGTTCCACCAAGTACGAGGAAAGACGAGCGGCAGCATCGAAGTCGACCCCTCCTTCGGCGGTGAAGGGGGTAACCATAGCTACCGAGACGGTACCGAATACGGAAGCGGCGGTGGAGATGGATATGACGTTCGGAGCGTTCATAACTCACTAGAGTACAGGTTTTTATCGACGTTTCGGGCAACACGCACGTCACACCACACAAATAATGAAGCATTGCTTCAGCCACCGCAATTTTAATTAACTGCCAAGTGCGGGCTTAAAAATCGGTTACATACGGGCTGGTAGCCATCAGGGAGCCATCAGGCAGAGAATCGATTTGAAAGTCGCCAAACGCCGTTGGAGCTTGGTCTGACAGCAGTCGGCAAATCTCTACAGCGACTGTGCGAATCTCTACATCCGCATGCTCACTAGCGCGCATTCCTATGAAGTGACGCCACGTCCGGAAGTTGCCGGTGACCACCAAACGGGACTCAGTAGCTCCAGGCAGGATCATCCGAGCAGCCTGCCGCGCCTGCTTCATTCGCAGCAACGCATTGTTTTCCCCGTGCTCGTCCGTCAGGCGCTGTTCCAAAGCACTTAGAAGCTCTTCGTACGCGAATCGGGACTCGTCAGCTGCTCGCTGAAACAGGCTCAATAAAGCGTCATCCGCGGCGACCAAAGGCGGCACAACCACCGGATTGTCATCGTGTACATACCGCTGGGAAAGTTGAGAACAGGAAAAATGCCTGTGGCGCATCAGTTCGGCTGCCGCTACCCGCGAGATACCACGGATGTACACGGTCGCGGTGGCATGCTCGAACAGTGCCATGTGACCGACCTCGAGCACGTGACGGATGTACGCGTCGTAGTCTCTAGTGCGAGGATTGGGCTTATCAAAACTCTCGTAACAAGCACGCCCCGCAAATTCAATCAGCGCTTCCCCACCCTGGGCCTCCGTCGCGAAATCAACCGACGACGGAGGCAGGAAGTTCGAACAACCGACTAACTCGACGCTCAACGATGCTTGATTCACCATAGGACCTAAAGACCCATGAAATGCTCAAGCCCCACCGTCAACCCGGGATGCGCGGCAATGTCACGCACACCAAGCAGCACACCCGGAACAAAGCTTGACCTGGAGTAGGAATCTTGGCAGATTGTCAGGGTTTGACCTTCAGCGCCAAAAATAACCTTTTCGTGGGCAACCATGCCTGTCATGCGGACAGCATGGACGGGGACGCCATCAACATTGGCACCTCGTGCACCGTCGAGAGACATCTCAGTTGCATCGGGCTGCTCGTCCAGACCTGCTTCGGCGCGCGCGCGAGCGATACCGCGGGCTGTGTGCACGGCCGTTCCCGACGGAGCATCGAGCTTGTTCGGGTGGTGCAATTCGATGACCTCAGCGGAATCAAAGAATTGAGCAGCCTGCGCTGCCAATACCATCGTCAACACAGCAGAGATGGCGAAGTTCGGTGCAATGAGTACGCCGACCTTCCCCTTGCCTTCTTCCGCACACCAGCCACGAACAGTAGCCAGGCGTTCATCGTCGAATCCGGTCGTACCGACAACGCAGTGAATACCATGGCTGATGCAGAACTTTAGGTTGTCCATAACGACACCCGGTTGGGTGAAGTCGACGATGACTTCCGCACCGGATTCTACGAGTTGTTCCAGGCTATCGCCGCGATCGATCCGGGCTACTAGCTCGAGATCCTTTGAGGCTTCAACGCCTTCACACACTGCAGAGCCCACTCGGCCTGATGCACCGAGGACACCGACTCTAATGGACCGTTGGGAGCTCATCATTACTCCTTGTCGTCGACAGGGACCAAGGAAATCTTGCCACGGGAATCGATATCAGCGATTTCAACCTGAATTTTGTCCCCAACGTTGACGACATCTTCGACGTTCTCGATGCGCTTACCGCCACCGAGCTTGGAGATGTGCACCAAGCCGTCGCGTCCCGGCAAGAGGCTCACGAAGGCACCAAAGGCAGTCGTCTTCACAACCGTTCCGAGGAAGCGCTCCCCCACCTGCGGAAGCTGGGGATTAGCAATGGCATTGATTTTCTCAATAGCGGCATCTGCTGCCTCACCCGCAGTGGCGGAGATGAATACGGTGCCATCTTCCTCGATGGAAATATTCGCACCGGTTTCCTCGGTGATCTGGTTGATGGTCTTACCCTTCGGGCCGATCACCTCACCAATCTTGGACACCGGCACCTTGATGCTAGTGATACGCGGAGCGAACGAGCTCATCTCATCAGGACCATCGATGACCTCTGCCATCGTTTCCAAAATGGTGTGGCGCGCATCCCGCGCTTGAGACAGCGCATCGGCAAGTACCTTCGAAGGGATACCGTCCAGTTTGGTATCCAGCTGCAACGCAGTGATGAACTCAGCGGTGCCAGCAACCTTGAAGTCCATGTCGCCGAAAGCATCCTCAGCACCCAAGATATCGGTCAGTGCAACATAGCGAGTCTCGCCGTCAACCTCGTCAGAAACCAAGCCCATAGCGATACCGGCGACAGGCGCCTTCAACGGAACACCCGCGTTGTACAACGACAGGGTCGATGCACACACCGAGCCCATCGAAGTAGAACCATTGGAACCGAGGGCCTCTGAAACCTGGCGAATGGCGTAAGGGAACTCCTCACGAGAAGGAATTACGGGGACCAAAGCACGCTCAGCCAGTGCACCGTGGCCGATCTCGCGACGCTTGGGGGATCCAACGCGGCCGGTTTCGCCAGTGGAGTACGGCGGGAAATTGTAGTGGTGGATATAACGCTTATGATCGACTGGGCTCAGCGAGTCAATCTGCTGCTCCATCTTGAGCATGTCCAACGTGGTGACGCCGAGAATCTGTGTCTCACCACGCTCAAACAAGGAAGAACCGTGGGCGCGGGGAATCAGATCAACCTCTACGCCAAGATCACGGATGTCAGTCAGCCCACGACCGTCAATGCGGTATTCCTCGGTCAAAATACGACGGCGAACCACAGCCTTGGTGACAGCACCGTAAGCGGCGCGGATCTCCTTTTCGGCAGCAGCGACCGCCGCGGCGTCATCAAGATCCTCGTAGAAATCAGCAACCTTGTCTACAAGCTGCTCAACAATGGCGTTGGTGTGCTCGACAACAGCCTCATCGCGCTCCTGCTTGCCCTTGATGGACATGAGCTTCTCGATCTTCTTAGCTGCAGCCTTGTCGACCATCGCGTAGGTCTTGTCGCCATAAGGCGGGAACAAGGGGAACTCTTGGGTTTCCTTGGCTGCGCGCTCCGCCAAACCAGCCTGTGCTCGGCACAGAACCTCAATGAAGGGCTTCGCAGCCTCAAGACCCTCGGCAACCACAGACTCGGTAGGAGCGGGTGCACCGTCAGCAATACGTTCCACAACGTTCTCGGTGGCGCCGGCTTCGACCATCATGATCGCGACGTCATTAACCTTCTTGCGTCCCTTGGTACGGGTGACAATTCGGCCAGCGACAACGATCTCGAACAACGCGTCCTTGGACTGGGTATGGGTCGGGAAAGCCACCCACTGGCCCTTGGGATGCTTGTCGTCCGCAATCAAAGCCATGCGGACACCACCGACCGGACCGGACACAGGCAAGCCACTGAGCTGCGTGGCAGCAGAAGAAGCATTGATTGCGACGACGTCATACATGTCCTCGGGATCCATGGACATGACGGTCACAACGACCTGCACCTCATTGCGCAGACCCTTAACGAAAGTGGGGCGCAGAGGGCGGTCGATCAAACGACATGCGAGAATCGCCTCGGTCGACGGGCGACCTTCACGGCGGAAGAAAGAACCGGGGATACGACCCGCGGCATACATGCGTTCCTCAACGTCCACGGTCAGCGGGAAGAAATCAAAACCTTCACGCGGTTTTTTGGACGCTGTGGTAGTGGCAAGCATCATGGTGTCGTCATCCAAATATGCGGTGACGGAGCCGCCGGCCTGGCGGGCTAACTGCCCGGTTTCAAATCGAATGGTGCGGGTGCCAAAATCGCCATTATCGATGGTGGCAATAGCTTCGGTGATTCCGAAGTCGGGGTCATTGGCAAAAGTTACGTCGCTCATGGGCGCGTGTCTCCTCTTTACATCAGTCTGCGCTCGGCGATCATCGGTGTCGCCGAAAAATAATCCTCTTATTCGCAGTTGATGCCTAACACTACCAGACGCTTCCGCCCGAAAGAATAAACAAAAACGCCAACTGCATCACAGCAGTCGGCGTTTATTGCTCCGTTGACGCCTCCCATCCGCGGACGGGAGGGCAACCCACTAGCGGCGCAGGCCCAGGCGGGCGATCAGGTCGCGGTAGCGGTCAACATTGTTGGCAGCGAGGTACTTCAGAAGGCCCTTGCGGCGACCAACGAGAAGCAGCAGACCACGACGAGAGTGGTGATCGTGCTTGTGCTCCTTGAGGTGCTCGGTGAGCTCCTTGATGCGGACGGTCAGCAGTGCAACCTGAGCCTCCGGAGAACCGGTGTCAGTGGGGTGCAGGCCGTACTCTGCAAGGATTTCTTTCTTCTGCTCAGTGCTTAGAGCCATAGTGAGTTCTCCTCGAACATTTTTCAGTCCACATGAATGAATCCACGACAACGCACTCTGCCGACTTGAGCCGGTTTCTGCTGTTTATCGTGGTGCCAAGCAACTGCTGTGGACCGCAGTCACAAAACACTGAGATGTTAGCAGATATCTGACAGTTCTTCTAGCTGTCGGAGTGTTGACGCCGCGTGGGCTCTGATTGGGCAAGTATGGTGCGCGTTTGTTTCACGTCATTGGCCATTGCGTCGAGCAGTTCGTCTACCCCACTGAATTTCTTCATGCTGCGCAGGTGGTCGACGAATTCTACTTCGCACCGGCATCCATAGAGGTCGGCGTCTTGGTCGAGCACGAAGGGCTCGACGCTGCGGCGGTGGTCGCCAAATGTTGGGTTGGTACCGATGGAGATTGCTGCGGGGTAGGCCACCTCTGGCTCCATGGTGCCGCTGATAGTTGTTTTACCCGGCGCCGGGTCGAGTATGCGGAACCAACCACAGTAGACCCCGTCTGCTGGCAGGGCGACGGTGTCCGGAAAATACATGTTCGCTGTGGGGTAGCCGAGTTCACGGCCTCCACGACCTGCCCCATGTTCGACGATGCCGCACACAGTATAGTTTCGCCCCAAAACGTGGGCAGTTCGTTGCACGTCGCCTTCCGCCAGCAGTGAGCGTGCGTAGGACGATGACAGCGCTGTGCCGTCCTCGTCTTCCTCTGTGAGTAGGTCCACGACGTGCGCCTCGAAGCCCCTAGATTCGCCGAGTTCGCGCAGTGTTTCTGTGGTGCCGGATGCCTTGTGCCCGAAGGTGAAGTTTTCTCCAACAAATACCGCGCGCGCATGTAGGCGCCCTACGACGATGGTGTCAATGAAGTCTTGGGGGGATAGTGCGGCGAGATCACGGGAGAATTCGACCGCGAGGAAGTAGTCGACGCCAAGTTCCTGCGCACGCCGCGCGCGTTCGTCGATGTCGCAGAGCAGTGGCGGGACGCGATTGGGGGCGACTACTGCTAGCGGGTGTGGCGCGAAGGTCATCAGTACTGCGGGTACGTCGAGTTCTCGTGCTCGTTGTACCGCTGCGGTTATCAACTGTTGGTGGCCGCGGTGGATCCCGTCGAAAACCCCGATGGCGGTGACGCATTGAGCAAAATCTTCGGGGATGTCGTTCACGCCGTGCCATGTCTTCACCCCTGACACACTACCGCCTACACTGTTGTTCCATGACCTCCCCCTCCCCTATTGATCCGTTGCAGTCTTCTGGTGTGCTGATTGTTGATAAGCCTCAGGGCATGACCTCTCATGATGTGATTAGTCGTGTTCGACGATTGTTTGGCACCCGTAAGGTGGGGCATGCAGGTACGTTGGATCCGATGGCTACTGGTGTACTGGTGCTTGGGTTGGAGCGTGGTACGAAGTTTTTGGCACATGTCGTTGCTGAGACGAAGACCTATGAGGCGACGATTCGTTTGGGTTCGGCGACTCACAGCGATGATGCCGAGGGCGATGCTGTCTTTGTAGCTCCTGAGGGTGCTGTGGATGCGCTCGATGACGCCCCGTTACTCGCTGCTGTAGGTAAGTTTCGGGGCGACATTATGCAGCGCCCGAGCTCTGTGAGTGCGATCAAAATTGATGGTAAGCGTGCTCACCAGCGTGTTCGCGAGGGTGAAGAGGTAAGTATTCCTCCTCGGAAGGTCACTGTGTTTAGTTTTGACGTCGCGGGAATTCGTCGGCTTGTTGCGGACGGCGCGCCCGTGGTTGATGTTGATGTTCGGGTTCATTGTTCTTCTGGGACCTATATTCGTGCGCTGGCGCGGGATCTTGGCGAGTTGCTGGGGGTTGGTGGCCATTTGGTTGCGTTGCGCCGGACGGAGGTGGGGCCTTTTTCTTTGGCTCAAGCTCGGACTCTGGAGCAGTTGGAGCACAGCCCGTCGTTGAGTTTGTCTTTGGATGAGGCTCTGACTGTCTGTTATCCGGTGGTTGAGGTTAGCGCTAAAGAAGCACTGGACTTGTCGATGGGTAAGTGGCTGGAGCCTCGGGGTTTGAAGGGTGTGCATGCCGCGGTCGCACCGAATGGGGCGGCTGTCGCTATGGTTAAGGAGCAGGGCAAGCGTTTGGCTACGGTCTTTGTGGCGCGTCCTAATACTTTGTAGGTGTTTTTCAGCGATGACGCCGCGTTGTGTTGGCGTCGCTCTTAGACTACTGCTGTGGAGGCTAGCACGAGTCCGTCGCGGATGACCCACTGGCCGCTGATGAACGGCACGGGTGTGGGGCGTACTAGCAGATAAGAGATGAAGGTGCCGTCTTCTCGGATGTCTACTTCTGCTTGTTCGAAACCTAGCCATCGGTGGGTCAGGGGGAACCAGGCCTTGTAGGTGGCTTCTTTTGCACAGAACAGGATGGTGTCCGGGCAGTTCACTCCAGCGGCGCGCAGCCTGGACAGTTGGGTGAGTTCGCTGTCGCGGGCGATGGAGCCTAGCACGCCTTCTGGGAGAGCTGTCGCTATTTCTGCGTCGAGTCCCATCGAGCGCACGAGGAGTCGTGGGGCTACGACCGCTGCGCGGAATCCTTCGGTGTGCGTCAGTGACCCGGATACAGAGGCGGGCCACAGTGGCATTCCCTTGTCACCGCGAAGAATGGGCTCTCCCGAGTCTCGCCCTAGTTCTGCGAGGGCCTGGTGCGCGCACCACCTGCCGTCGCCGAATTCAGCTTTGCGCCGGGGTGCAGCGTGGGCGACGAGGGCTTTTTCCGCAGGGTGAAGGGCTTCGAAGTTGGACATGTCCCCTGGGGTTGAGGTCAGGTAGCAATAGCGGGCAGACCCTGGGAACAGGCTTGGATCAAGCATCGCCCACCTCCATTACAGGAAATGGCCATTGCCTGCCTTCTAGGTTTGATTGCCACTCTCGTGGGTATCCCAGTGATACTTCGTGATGTTTGACGCCGTCGACGACTACGGTTCCTGGCATGTGCAAGTGCCCGTAGATGACGCATTGGGCGTTGTATCTAGTGGCCCAGCCTCTTGTGTGCCGACTTCCGCACCATAGGCCAAGCTCTGGGTATGCCATTTTCTGGACGGGCTCTATGACCAGCGGCCAGTGGTTGATGAGGATGGTCGGGCCTTCAACTTTGGATAGGCGCTTAATCGAATAGGCGAGCCGGTCCCAACACCATGCGCGAATGTCGACAAAGGGCGCGATCGCGAATTCATCGGTCATCATCACTTGACGGTCGTGAGCAGCCTGTACGGCGTTTTCGATGCTGTATCCCTGAGGGCGGAAAGAGTAATCGTACAGTGTAAAAAGCAGAGCGATGGTTACTCCGCCAAAAACCGGATAAGGGTCCTCGGGAGTGAGGACATCTATGTCCCGGCATGCTTGTACGAGCGCATCGTATTTCGCCCTACCTTTGTCCACGTCAGTTGCCCGACAGAAGAGCTCGTGGTTTCCTGGCACCCACAACACCCGGGCAAAACGCTGCCGGAGTGTTTTCAACACGTCGACGACCACCGCCGTGCGCTCAGCTACATCGCCGGCGACAATCAGCCAATCGCCTGGGTTGCGAGGATGGATCGCGTCGATAGCATCGGCGTTAGCTTTGACCGCTGCGTGCAGATCGGAGACAGCCCACAGGGTGCGACGCGCACCAGCGACACCCGCGGCGTCATCACTGTTGGTCGGCTTAAGGCTCACCCGAGGCCCTCCTCTCTTTGCACTCGACGGTTGAAAGAAACTAGCTCATGTACGGCTTGCCCTACAGCCAATTTAGCTGACTTTGGCCCATTTCATCGATATAAAACGGGCCCCAATAAACACGCAGCGAAGCAGCATGAACGCAGCAATGCCAAACCAAATTCCCGTCAGGCCGACACCCACCGCCCAAGCAATCCAAACCCCGGGGATAAAACCACAGGCTACGGAAGCTAAGGTGGCATTTCTTAAGTAGGTAGCGTCACCCGCCCCGAGTAACACGCCATCGAGCGCATAGGCACAGCCCCCCAGAATGACCATGCCCGACAAAATCCACCAAGGGGTACCCAATCCGCTCAGCACAGCGGCGTCGCGGGTGAACAAGCCGGGGATCCACCGGCTGCCAGCGACCAAGACAGCCGACATCATCGCGGCCGCTGCAAGCGAAAAGCCAATCACCTTCATGCCAACACCGCGCGCGCGAACGGCACTACCTGCACCCAGCGCGGCACCCACCAAGGCTTGCGCTGCGATTGCAAGCGAGTCCAGCA belongs to Corynebacterium argentoratense DSM 44202 and includes:
- a CDS encoding bifunctional riboflavin kinase/FAD synthetase is translated as MSGVKTWHGVNDIPEDFAQCVTAIGVFDGIHRGHQQLITAAVQRARELDVPAVLMTFAPHPLAVVAPNRVPPLLCDIDERARRAQELGVDYFLAVEFSRDLAALSPQDFIDTIVVGRLHARAVFVGENFTFGHKASGTTETLRELGESRGFEAHVVDLLTEEDEDGTALSSSYARSLLAEGDVQRTAHVLGRNYTVCGIVEHGAGRGGRELGYPTANMYFPDTVALPADGVYCGWFRILDPAPGKTTISGTMEPEVAYPAAISIGTNPTFGDHRRSVEPFVLDQDADLYGCRCEVEFVDHLRSMKKFSGVDELLDAMANDVKQTRTILAQSEPTRRQHSDS
- the thyX gene encoding FAD-dependent thymidylate synthase, translating into MVNQASLSVELVGCSNFLPPSSVDFATEAQGGEALIEFAGRACYESFDKPNPRTRDYDAYIRHVLEVGHMALFEHATATVYIRGISRVAAAELMRHRHFSCSQLSQRYVHDDNPVVVPPLVAADDALLSLFQRAADESRFAYEELLSALEQRLTDEHGENNALLRMKQARQAARMILPGATESRLVVTGNFRTWRHFIGMRASEHADVEIRTVAVEICRLLSDQAPTAFGDFQIDSLPDGSLMATSPYVTDF
- a CDS encoding metallophosphoesterase family protein → MSLKPTNSDDAAGVAGARRTLWAVSDLHAAVKANADAIDAIHPRNPGDWLIVAGDVAERTAVVVDVLKTLRQRFARVLWVPGNHELFCRATDVDKGRAKYDALVQACRDIDVLTPEDPYPVFGGVTIALLFTLYDYSFRPQGYSIENAVQAAHDRQVMMTDEFAIAPFVDIRAWCWDRLAYSIKRLSKVEGPTILINHWPLVIEPVQKMAYPELGLWCGSRHTRGWATRYNAQCVIYGHLHMPGTVVVDGVKHHEVSLGYPREWQSNLEGRQWPFPVMEVGDA
- the dapB gene encoding 4-hydroxy-tetrahydrodipicolinate reductase; the encoded protein is MSSQRSIRVGVLGASGRVGSAVCEGVEASKDLELVARIDRGDSLEQLVESGAEVIVDFTQPGVVMDNLKFCISHGIHCVVGTTGFDDERLATVRGWCAEEGKGKVGVLIAPNFAISAVLTMVLAAQAAQFFDSAEVIELHHPNKLDAPSGTAVHTARGIARARAEAGLDEQPDATEMSLDGARGANVDGVPVHAVRMTGMVAHEKVIFGAEGQTLTICQDSYSRSSFVPGVLLGVRDIAAHPGLTVGLEHFMGL
- a CDS encoding polyribonucleotide nucleotidyltransferase, with the protein product MSDVTFANDPDFGITEAIATIDNGDFGTRTIRFETGQLARQAGGSVTAYLDDDTMMLATTTASKKPREGFDFFPLTVDVEERMYAAGRIPGSFFRREGRPSTEAILACRLIDRPLRPTFVKGLRNEVQVVVTVMSMDPEDMYDVVAINASSAATQLSGLPVSGPVGGVRMALIADDKHPKGQWVAFPTHTQSKDALFEIVVAGRIVTRTKGRKKVNDVAIMMVEAGATENVVERIADGAPAPTESVVAEGLEAAKPFIEVLCRAQAGLAERAAKETQEFPLFPPYGDKTYAMVDKAAAKKIEKLMSIKGKQERDEAVVEHTNAIVEQLVDKVADFYEDLDDAAAVAAAEKEIRAAYGAVTKAVVRRRILTEEYRIDGRGLTDIRDLGVEVDLIPRAHGSSLFERGETQILGVTTLDMLKMEQQIDSLSPVDHKRYIHHYNFPPYSTGETGRVGSPKRREIGHGALAERALVPVIPSREEFPYAIRQVSEALGSNGSTSMGSVCASTLSLYNAGVPLKAPVAGIAMGLVSDEVDGETRYVALTDILGAEDAFGDMDFKVAGTAEFITALQLDTKLDGIPSKVLADALSQARDARHTILETMAEVIDGPDEMSSFAPRITSIKVPVSKIGEVIGPKGKTINQITEETGANISIEEDGTVFISATAGEAADAAIEKINAIANPQLPQVGERFLGTVVKTTAFGAFVSLLPGRDGLVHISKLGGGKRIENVEDVVNVGDKIQVEIADIDSRGKISLVPVDDKE
- a CDS encoding ribonuclease J, producing MTEPRTRSRKVTRKAGPPETPEFQAPSAPAEGSDSGSSASSSEGAKQSSGANDGERKGAQRGGSSRNGERSSNSRNRRSRGRGGNSNGSSNRESRGGNNKGSSNSGGNSNGNRNRSPRRNVVKSMQGADLTQRLPQPPKAPKDGLRIVALGGISEIGRNMTVFEYRGRLLIVDCGVLFPSSGEPGVDLILPDFSYIEDKLDKIEALVVTHGHEDHIGAIPWLLKLRPDLPILASRFTCALIQAKCQEHRQRPKLIEVNEQSDVNRGPFNLRFFAVNHSIPDCLGIAIKTGAGLVVHTGDIKLDQTPTDGRPTDLPALSRFGDEGVDLFLCDSTNATTPGVSGSEADIAPTLKRLIGEAKQRVILASFASNVYRVQSAVDAAVAAGRKVAFNGRSMIRNMEIAEKMGYLKAPRGTIITMDEAAKMAPHRVVLITTGTQGEPMAALSRMARREHRQITVRDGDLIILSSSLVPGNEEAVFGVINMLAQIGATVITGRDAKVHTSGHGYSGELLFLYNAVRPTNAMPVHGEWRHLRANKELAISTGVNRDNVVLAQNGVFVDLVDGNARVVGQRDVGNLYVDGVTMGDIDEEVLADRTSMGEGGLISITVVIDNRTGRPLERPTVQAKGFSEDHLAMMPEVTDLVENTMLDLAGEGENEVYRMVQKLRRTVSRYVEQKWRRKPMIIPTVVPTAGEVHVSDEDIAAARQSL
- the rpsO gene encoding 30S ribosomal protein S15; its protein translation is MALSTEQKKEILAEYGLHPTDTGSPEAQVALLTVRIKELTEHLKEHKHDHHSRRGLLLLVGRRKGLLKYLAANNVDRYRDLIARLGLRR
- a CDS encoding 4'-phosphopantetheinyl transferase family protein, which translates into the protein MLDPSLFPGSARYCYLTSTPGDMSNFEALHPAEKALVAHAAPRRKAEFGDGRWCAHQALAELGRDSGEPILRGDKGMPLWPASVSGSLTHTEGFRAAVVAPRLLVRSMGLDAEIATALPEGVLGSIARDSELTQLSRLRAAGVNCPDTILFCAKEATYKAWFPLTHRWLGFEQAEVDIREDGTFISYLLVRPTPVPFISGQWVIRDGLVLASTAVV
- the dapA gene encoding 4-hydroxy-tetrahydrodipicolinate synthase — translated: MNAPNVISISTAASVFGTVSVAMVTPFTAEGGVDFDAAARLSSYLVEQGCDALVLSGTTGESPTTTPAEKRALIQAVREAVGPNIKLTAGVGTYNTAESVELAKQATEAGADGLLVVTPYYSRPSQEGIYRHFTTVADATDTPICLYDIPSRSAVGINSDTIKRLAEHKNIQALKDAKGDLGAAASLIATTGLDWYSGDDSLNLPWLSIGATGFISVIGHVAAAQLRQLLESFEEGDLARAREINATLTPLTNAQARLGGVSFAKAALNLMGMQVGEPRLPQIHAGEADLGPLTEDLTQAGVL
- the truB gene encoding tRNA pseudouridine(55) synthase TruB, producing the protein MTSPSPIDPLQSSGVLIVDKPQGMTSHDVISRVRRLFGTRKVGHAGTLDPMATGVLVLGLERGTKFLAHVVAETKTYEATIRLGSATHSDDAEGDAVFVAPEGAVDALDDAPLLAAVGKFRGDIMQRPSSVSAIKIDGKRAHQRVREGEEVSIPPRKVTVFSFDVAGIRRLVADGAPVVDVDVRVHCSSGTYIRALARDLGELLGVGGHLVALRRTEVGPFSLAQARTLEQLEHSPSLSLSLDEALTVCYPVVEVSAKEALDLSMGKWLEPRGLKGVHAAVAPNGAAVAMVKEQGKRLATVFVARPNTL